Proteins found in one Trichocoleus desertorum ATA4-8-CV12 genomic segment:
- a CDS encoding sulfite exporter TauE/SafE family protein yields MNRKWYRLIRLSLLSLLGSLLLWGATAAPGQSHWADLAVAEIRVAETQAQITLTFPTGLMTSVDDNQDNQLSASEVGKHQSEIEGFLSDRIRLTDSQRQTSTLTVQPADTTTLPPNLQATAGTHSTLLLTYTWLRPIQGLKIYYDLFLPGVPTARCLATIFHQGQVQNAIFSPENQESALIQGSPWQLAASVPIAIAGAFLWGAMHALTPGHGKTIVGAYLVGSRATVQHALFLGLTTTIAHTTGIFALGLVALFASQFILPEQLYPWLSAISGLIVVGLGLNLFFSRMRDNQWFSRWSSRRSQKSAHRHLHGHDHDHPHAHDHPHPHEHEHHLHPHAHDHPHPQEHEHKAHLDAHTHSHGAHTHSHLPPGADGAPVTWRSLLALGISGGLLPCPSALVLLLSAIALGRVGFGVILVLAFSLGLAGVLTGLGLLLVCTKRLFEGLPVQTQLVRVLPALGALGISLLGVVITVRAVMQIGLVTT; encoded by the coding sequence ATGAATAGAAAGTGGTATCGCCTGATCAGGCTCAGTCTGCTCTCACTGTTGGGGTCTCTCTTGCTTTGGGGAGCGACGGCAGCGCCAGGTCAATCACATTGGGCAGACTTGGCTGTGGCAGAGATTAGGGTGGCTGAAACTCAAGCTCAAATAACTCTTACCTTCCCCACGGGGCTAATGACCTCAGTGGATGATAACCAAGATAATCAGCTTTCTGCGTCGGAAGTCGGCAAACACCAAAGTGAGATTGAGGGTTTCTTGAGCGATCGCATTCGACTCACCGATTCCCAGCGCCAAACCAGTACTTTAACAGTTCAACCCGCTGACACAACTACACTACCACCCAATCTGCAAGCGACGGCAGGGACTCATAGCACTTTACTCCTGACCTACACCTGGCTCCGTCCGATTCAAGGACTAAAGATTTACTACGACTTGTTTTTGCCAGGGGTGCCTACAGCCCGTTGTCTAGCGACCATTTTTCATCAAGGACAAGTGCAAAATGCCATCTTTAGCCCTGAAAATCAGGAATCTGCCTTAATCCAAGGGTCGCCTTGGCAACTAGCTGCAAGTGTACCGATCGCGATCGCCGGAGCTTTTCTCTGGGGAGCCATGCACGCCCTAACGCCGGGGCATGGCAAAACCATTGTTGGAGCTTACTTAGTCGGTTCACGCGCCACGGTTCAGCATGCTTTGTTTTTAGGGCTGACTACTACCATCGCCCATACAACAGGTATCTTCGCCCTAGGACTAGTCGCCCTTTTTGCCTCTCAATTCATTCTGCCAGAACAGCTCTATCCTTGGTTGAGTGCGATCTCTGGGCTTATTGTCGTTGGCCTGGGCCTGAACTTGTTCTTCAGTCGCATGCGCGACAACCAATGGTTCAGTCGTTGGTCATCGCGTAGAAGTCAGAAATCTGCTCACCGTCATCTGCATGGTCATGATCATGATCACCCTCACGCTCATGACCACCCTCATCCTCATGAACACGAGCACCACCTTCATCCTCACGCTCATGACCACCCTCATCCTCAGGAGCACGAGCATAAGGCTCACTTAGATGCTCACACCCACAGTCATGGGGCTCACACTCACTCGCATTTGCCACCTGGAGCGGATGGCGCCCCAGTGACTTGGCGGAGCTTGCTGGCTTTAGGCATCTCTGGCGGTTTATTGCCTTGCCCTTCTGCTTTAGTGCTGCTGCTGAGCGCGATCGCCTTAGGTCGCGTCGGCTTTGGTGTCATCTTAGTTTTGGCCTTTAGTTTGGGGCTGGCAGGAGTGCTGACTGGCTTGGGCTTACTTCTGGTTTGCACTAAGCGCCTCTTTGAGGGGTTGCCCGTCCAAACGCAATTAGTCCGAGTCCTACCCGCATTAGGGGCTTTAGGCATTTCCTTATTAGGAGTAGTCATCACAGTCCGAGCTGTGATGCAAATCGGGTTAGTGACCACTTAA